The window AGCACCAATTCCCGATCGAGCAAAGGACGTTGGGGGCCAATGATCGCCAAGGCAATGCCATCTTCGGGAATTTTGCCCTCGCGAATCAGGTTCAAGGGTTTGGCGATGAAGTTTTTGGTTTTCAGGCCCGTCACCGCTTCCGTCAAACCGCCCTGCTCCCCTTCAATTGGGCGCTCTCCATGACCTTGCAGGAAATAAATCGTTGCTTGGGTGGTGCTGGAAAGCTGGGCGATCGCGTTGGTTAACTCCGTTTCCTTCAGGCGACTTTCGGGCCCCAAGGTGGTCACTAAGCGTTTTTGTTCACCTGCTTCCAAATACACTTCCCCAAAGGATTTGACCTTAAAACTTTGGGCCCGGCCAAAATCCACCTGTGGATCCACTAATTCATAGGTGAAATTGGGATTTAATTTGGCGTAATTATTCAGCAGTTCCCGATCGGTATCAGAGAGCGATCGATCAAAAACCAAGATTTTGATTTTTTGACCCAAATTGCGTACCGTTTCCTGGGTTTCGGGAGCCAGCGTAAACAGTTGAGTTTCGGTTAAATCAAACTTGGTACTGTAACGAGATCCCAAGAAATTGATCGCCCCAAAAATTAGCAACGCGGCCAAGGTCGCCAACAATGCATTGGTGTTGGATTGGGTCGATCGCTGGCTCCAAGTGCGGCGCAAATTACCGTGGGTGACCAGCCAAATCCCGATCGCCACAATGCCAGCCACCATCAGCCCCCCAGCCAAGGGGCCCCAGCCACCCATAAAGCCCGCTGACAGACCCGCCGCCATCAGGAACAGGCCCACGAAAATTAGATATTTACCGAGATATCTAAGCCCAGATTTGAGATAACGAGGCAACAGTTGCCGCACAGATGCCAGTTTCATAGCCACTAAATCAGTTCCCCCTGAATGGCAAACAAGCCAGAATTAATACTGAATTCGCTCAATTTCACTTGCTCAATTTCACGCGCACAATTGCATTTCCCTAGTCGATTTTCTCAATTGCATTTCCCTAATCGCACTCAGGCGCTTGAACTCAGGCGATGAAATTTAGGCGATCGCCCCAAAATCCAGACTGCTGAGGATATGCCTAAGAGCGCTGAAAACGGAAGGTTTCCACCGATTGAGCCGTCAAGAAAATGCCGAGTAGGATATAGCTCAAAAACAAAATTACACTGCCTGTTTCGGGCACACCACGCACCGCCGCTTCGTAATGTTTCAGCAAAGATAAATGCCCGATCGCCTGACCCACATCACCCCCGATCGCATTAGCCAATAGATCAATAATCCAGAGGGAAAGATTGAGGGCAAAGGTCATCATCGCCGCCAAAACCGTGCTAGCCGTCAGGGATGACAGGAACATTCCCAGAGACAAAACGCCACCCCCCATCAGCAACAGCCCCAGGTGTCCTGATACTGCCACCCAAGGAGAAATGGGTGGATTAGAGGCCGCCAAAACAATCAATTCCAGCAACAGAATCGGAGCCAAAATGCTGGCAAAAAAGGTCAGCACCCCCAAGAGCTTGCCCAGGGCTACGGCCCAGTTCGTAATTGGTGATGTGGCTAATAGCTCGATCGTGCCGCGTTTGCGCTCTTCGGTATAGAGACTCATGGACAAAATCGGCAGAATGAAAAGGGATAGTGACCCCAAACTCCCCAAATAAATTTTCAGAAATTCATAGGGAACATCGATCGGCGGCACAGGAATGCCCATTTGCTGGCCCTGCATATCGCGCATGGCCGATTGGGCAATGATGCCCGCCGGCCCCAGCAGCACCGCCACAAAGAAGATGCCTGCAATTAACCAAAAAATACTAGCCACTCCATAGGCTAAGGGAGAGACAAAATAACTCTGTAATTCCCGTTGATAGATGGCCACAATATTGGCCAAAATCACTCGCAATCGATGTCCTAAGTTAACAGCCATGCCTCAGTTTCAACCATCCTTGAGAAAAATCTAAAAGTTAGCCGTGAAAGATGCGCAAGCAAAATCGAGAAGCCAGCATTCAGAATTGAAAGTTGAGAAGTAAGAAGAATCAGTCGTGGCAATTAAAGCAGGAAAGTATTAGGAAACCAGGTCAGGAGAAGACGCTCGAAGAAGGCAATCTTTGATTATGCAATTCATTGATTAGCCGATTGCCGATTCTGTCTCCGTAACTCGCCAGCCATGGGCAGAAAAGCTGGCAGCTCAAAACTGGTATGACAGATCAACCCAAGCGGGCCTTATTCAGCCGCTTCCGGGGGCGAGTCCGGGGAAATAGCAAGGTCGATCGGTTCGGGATCCGCAGCCACCGGATCATGGGAGTCGATCGCCCCAGTTATCTCCGTTGGGGTTGTCGGTTCCTCCGTGGTCAAATCCAAAAACACATCTTCCAAGGTGGCTTGGCTGCGGCGCAATTCACATAGCCCCAAATCGGCGGCAATGACGGCGCGGGCAATTTCCTGGGCCGGTTCCGTATCTCGCTCGATCGCCACTTTCAACCGCAATCGATCGGGTCGATCGCCCGGCGATCCTTGGGGCGTGACCGATCGGACTCCCGCC is drawn from Limnothrix sp. FACHB-406 and contains these coding sequences:
- a CDS encoding ABC transporter permease subunit — translated: MRVILANIVAIYQRELQSYFVSPLAYGVASIFWLIAGIFFVAVLLGPAGIIAQSAMRDMQGQQMGIPVPPIDVPYEFLKIYLGSLGSLSLFILPILSMSLYTEERKRGTIELLATSPITNWAVALGKLLGVLTFFASILAPILLLELIVLAASNPPISPWVAVSGHLGLLLMGGGVLSLGMFLSSLTASTVLAAMMTFALNLSLWIIDLLANAIGGDVGQAIGHLSLLKHYEAAVRGVPETGSVILFLSYILLGIFLTAQSVETFRFQRS